The following are from one region of the Paenibacillus sabinae T27 genome:
- the hcp gene encoding hydroxylamine reductase: MSSMFCFQCQEAAKGTGCTIQGVCGKTSDVANLQDLLLYTVKGISIYAAKGRELGVTDIASEHFIIKSLFATITNANFDRDGFIARVREGIVIRDGWKKRLASSLADVALGGHDAAQWTPGTDEELEAKAAAVGVLATENEDVRSLRELLTYGLKGMAAYLEHAAVLGYHEAGAQAFLERGLAATLNDELTAEELVALVMECGKYGVDVMALLDRANTETYGNPEITKVNIGVGDRPGILISGHDLKDMEELLKQTEGTGVDVYTHSEMLPAHYYPAFKKYSHFVGNYGNAWWKQNEEFDSFNGPILMTTNCVVPPKDSYKDRLYTTGNTGYPGIKHIGEGKDGAPKDFSAIIEQAKTCVAPVEIESGEIVGGFAHAAVMGVADKVVDAVKTGAIKRFFVMAGCDGRMKSRNYYTDFAQALPSDTVILTAGCAKYKYNKLDLGDIGGIPRVLDAGQCNDSYSLAVIALKLKEVFGLEDINDLPISYNIAWYEQKAVIVLLALLYLGVKNIHLGPTLPAFLSPNVAKVLVETFGIGGITTVNEDVERFLSVV; the protein is encoded by the coding sequence ATGAGCAGTATGTTTTGTTTTCAGTGCCAGGAGGCGGCCAAAGGAACGGGCTGCACGATTCAGGGAGTCTGCGGCAAGACAAGTGATGTCGCCAATCTGCAGGACCTTCTGCTCTACACGGTAAAGGGCATCTCCATTTATGCGGCAAAGGGCCGCGAACTCGGAGTGACTGACATTGCTTCAGAGCATTTCATCATCAAGAGCCTGTTCGCAACGATCACCAACGCTAACTTCGACCGCGACGGATTTATTGCGAGAGTCAGAGAAGGGATCGTCATTCGTGACGGCTGGAAAAAACGGCTGGCCAGCTCGCTTGCAGACGTGGCGCTCGGAGGCCATGACGCCGCGCAATGGACGCCAGGCACGGACGAAGAGCTGGAAGCCAAGGCAGCGGCGGTTGGTGTGCTTGCAACCGAGAACGAGGACGTTCGCTCCCTGCGCGAGCTGCTTACCTACGGCCTGAAGGGCATGGCCGCCTATCTGGAGCATGCCGCGGTGCTCGGCTATCATGAAGCCGGCGCGCAGGCTTTCCTTGAGCGCGGACTTGCCGCTACGCTGAACGATGAGCTGACCGCGGAGGAGCTGGTTGCTCTCGTTATGGAATGCGGTAAGTACGGCGTTGACGTTATGGCGCTGCTTGACCGTGCCAACACGGAGACGTACGGCAACCCGGAAATTACGAAGGTGAACATCGGCGTCGGCGACCGCCCGGGCATTCTGATCAGCGGCCACGACCTGAAGGATATGGAAGAGCTGCTCAAGCAGACGGAGGGAACGGGCGTCGACGTGTACACGCACAGCGAAATGCTGCCAGCCCACTACTACCCGGCTTTCAAAAAATACAGCCATTTTGTCGGCAACTACGGCAACGCATGGTGGAAACAAAATGAGGAATTCGATAGCTTCAACGGTCCGATTCTGATGACGACCAACTGCGTGGTGCCGCCGAAGGACAGCTATAAGGACCGTCTGTACACGACAGGCAACACGGGCTATCCCGGCATCAAGCATATCGGGGAAGGTAAAGACGGCGCTCCGAAAGACTTCTCCGCCATCATCGAGCAGGCTAAGACCTGCGTGGCTCCGGTCGAAATCGAGAGCGGGGAGATTGTCGGCGGCTTTGCCCATGCGGCTGTGATGGGAGTGGCCGACAAGGTGGTCGACGCGGTGAAGACCGGCGCGATCAAGCGCTTCTTCGTAATGGCCGGCTGCGACGGAAGGATGAAGAGCCGGAACTATTATACCGATTTTGCTCAGGCGCTGCCTAGCGATACGGTAATCCTGACGGCTGGCTGTGCCAAATACAAGTACAACAAGCTTGACCTTGGCGACATCGGTGGCATTCCGCGCGTACTCGATGCGGGCCAGTGCAACGATTCCTACTCGCTGGCCGTAATCGCGCTGAAGCTGAAGGAAGTATTCGGCCTGGAAGACATCAACGACCTGCCGATTTCCTACAACATTGCCTGGTATGAGCAAAAAGCGGTCATCGTGCTGCTGGCGCTGCTCTACCTGGGTGTCAAGAACATTCACCTCGGCCCGACGCTTCCGGCCTTCCTGTCCCCGAATGTGGCGAAGGTGCTGGTCGAGACGTTCGGCATCGGCGGCATCACAACCGTGAATGAAGATGTGGAGCGTTTCCTGTCGGTGGTGTAA
- a CDS encoding Crp/Fnr family transcriptional regulator has translation MKPEPAVLQTCLFFRGKSIEELDAMLDTMRYTVRDCSKSEMIISEGETADRLGIVLSGVVEVHKIHQGGGGITIARLGRGQTFGEAVLFRRENVYPATIISAGRSTVMFIGKQELLRLFAADTDMLSRYMENLSERLVMVNRKLEILSAGSLRRRVVHDLLQQADQQGTDTLRLPFSRKEWAEHLNAARPSLSREMGLLRDNGWISFKGNTVTLLDRKKLEGIMEREE, from the coding sequence ATGAAGCCGGAGCCTGCCGTGCTGCAGACCTGTCTATTTTTTCGGGGAAAGAGCATCGAGGAGCTTGACGCCATGCTGGATACGATGCGCTACACCGTCCGGGATTGCAGCAAGTCGGAAATGATTATCAGCGAAGGCGAGACCGCCGACCGGCTGGGAATTGTGCTATCCGGAGTGGTGGAAGTTCACAAAATCCATCAGGGCGGAGGCGGCATAACCATTGCCAGGCTGGGGAGGGGGCAGACCTTCGGGGAGGCGGTGCTGTTCCGGCGGGAGAACGTGTATCCGGCCACCATTATTTCAGCGGGGCGAAGCACCGTCATGTTCATCGGCAAGCAGGAGCTGCTGCGCCTGTTCGCCGCCGATACCGACATGCTGTCCAGGTATATGGAAAATCTGTCTGAACGCCTCGTCATGGTTAACCGCAAGCTTGAAATCCTGTCGGCCGGTTCGCTGCGCCGCCGGGTTGTGCATGATTTGCTGCAACAGGCGGACCAGCAGGGGACGGATACCCTCCGGCTGCCCTTCAGCCGCAAGGAATGGGCCGAGCATCTGAATGCCGCGCGTCCTTCGCTGTCCCGGGAAATGGGGCTGCTGCGCGACAATGGCTGGATTTCGTTCAAAGGAAACACGGTCACGCTGCTGGACCGGAAGAAGCTGGAGGGGATTATGGAGCGGGAAGAATAA
- a CDS encoding HD-GYP domain-containing protein, giving the protein MKGLNLGREGDNIAQEHQGSSEFFLLARGDGSEIILQTIQKDKIFYVYPGEEADTMEFFYILEGECSYKGDNGHIILGKGDYFYTHYLQEAVYFSTLTEMKLLWHTTKPAFHLISHRLRKLENILKQIEEKDNYTFKHSGRVQKYCLMISRMIKMPKDKLEDLYFAAAFHDIGKIHTPEEILNKPGRLTAEEFEIVKRHCYDGYVMVKDLYYNNISDIILQHHERLDGSGYPYGIKEEEILLEAKIIGVADTFDAMTSDRPYRKGLPAEVAMDELKRLSGIHYDAELVRLFEQALIADGILKPGEK; this is encoded by the coding sequence ATGAAGGGCCTGAACTTGGGAAGGGAAGGAGACAACATTGCACAAGAACATCAAGGATCCTCTGAATTTTTCCTGTTGGCTAGAGGTGACGGCTCCGAAATAATTTTACAGACTATTCAGAAAGATAAAATATTCTATGTTTATCCCGGCGAAGAAGCCGATACGATGGAGTTCTTCTACATACTGGAGGGTGAGTGCAGTTATAAAGGCGATAATGGGCATATCATCTTGGGTAAAGGTGACTATTTCTACACCCATTATCTCCAGGAAGCCGTCTATTTCAGCACTCTGACAGAGATGAAGCTGCTGTGGCATACAACCAAGCCTGCGTTTCACCTCATCAGCCACCGATTGAGAAAGCTGGAGAATATTCTTAAACAGATAGAAGAAAAGGATAACTATACATTCAAGCACAGCGGCCGGGTACAGAAATACTGCCTGATGATTTCCAGGATGATCAAAATGCCAAAGGACAAGCTGGAAGATTTATATTTTGCGGCCGCATTTCACGATATCGGGAAGATTCATACCCCCGAAGAAATTCTGAACAAGCCGGGGCGCTTGACGGCAGAGGAATTCGAGATTGTGAAGCGTCATTGTTATGACGGCTATGTCATGGTTAAGGATTTATATTACAACAATATTAGCGATATCATTCTGCAGCATCATGAGCGCCTTGACGGTTCCGGTTATCCCTACGGGATTAAGGAAGAAGAGATTTTGCTCGAAGCCAAAATTATCGGCGTTGCCGATACTTTTGATGCGATGACCTCCGACCGGCCATACCGTAAGGGGCTTCCGGCGGAAGTCGCGATGGACGAGCTCAAGCGGCTGTCGGGCATCCATTATGACGCCGAACTGGTCCGGTTGTTTGAACAGGCTTTAATTGCTGACGGGATACTGAAGCCCGGAGAGAAATGA
- a CDS encoding ABC transporter substrate binding protein, with protein sequence MAYITKQGVWRLLLLVLFLMGLCPPLAEGAAEAPQQNVLILHSYHKGFSWTDDQNNGIEERLKSSKVPPVIYTEYLDWKRYPNEENLQHFYELIKGKYAKLHIDAIITTDDRAFDFAAKNRKELLSDAPIIFSGINEVGYDQIKNQKNITGVIENIDPSETIKMALYINPSIRNVYLVYDNSESGLSTAQLVIKKLKSMNLDLKLHSMNRMSEEEIKRTASSLSSDSILLATTFYSDVTGKITELDRFSSELSAISTVPLYYMYEYGLNHGAFGGNLLSGKLLGEKAANVALSVLGGENPDTIPVSYAGTSRNAFDYNQLEHFHIKVKDLPPGSEVINKPFSFYETYRSLVLILIAVFSVLIVFIAILLFHAGVVRRIRKQLMESNERFSLAAFGADAVIWDLDMTTMIYYFSDRWYELLGYEIGEIDEHYIGWSNIIHPDDLEQEERQRKDHLSGKTVYYYSEYRIRAKSGEYKWFQARGKVQRNEEGGYVRFAGSMTDITDRKGYESKLQMSYQELESTYEELTALQDELLEQYNKVVENQTLLQASEEKYRVLAFNDELSGLPNRLSLTEELKAFIEKNESGQAALFFMDIDNFKYINDTMGHTFGDLLLKQAGERLLALSAGNSRRYRFGGDEFVILLKDTEQPEQTVFYAEALIQSFKEPFQLGDSTVHVSISVGIAQYPRDGRTAEALLKNADIAMYRAKQAGKGTYMLYGQNMQQYFDERVIIEKHLREAIDNNELSLQYQPKVTLPNGELWGFEALIRWNSPVLGFVSPLSFIGIAEDCRLIIPIGEWVLRKACLFLAGLHRQGLGPYHISVNISVIQLLMDDFAETVLKILRETGLNPRYLELEITESIIMESFEEISIKLEYLKQRGIGIALDDFGTGYSSLSYLKQLPITTLKIDKSFIDGLPGEGSSMPLAGSIVAIGHDMGLIVTAEGVETKEQLEFLRRVNCDKVQGYYISRPIAEGQVQAWTRQYARQMINVEKC encoded by the coding sequence ATGGCATATATAACAAAGCAGGGAGTCTGGCGGTTATTACTGCTCGTTCTGTTCTTGATGGGCCTCTGCCCGCCATTGGCCGAAGGAGCGGCGGAAGCTCCCCAGCAGAATGTCCTGATCCTGCATTCCTACCATAAAGGATTCTCTTGGACGGACGACCAGAACAACGGCATTGAAGAGCGGCTCAAGAGCTCGAAGGTTCCTCCTGTCATTTATACGGAATACCTGGACTGGAAAAGGTATCCAAACGAGGAGAATCTGCAGCACTTTTACGAATTGATCAAAGGCAAATACGCAAAATTACATATCGACGCTATTATAACGACAGATGACCGCGCGTTCGATTTTGCAGCCAAGAACCGAAAAGAGCTGTTAAGCGACGCGCCCATTATTTTTAGCGGCATAAATGAGGTTGGCTACGATCAAATCAAGAACCAGAAGAACATCACTGGCGTCATCGAGAATATCGACCCTTCCGAAACGATAAAAATGGCGCTTTACATTAATCCCTCCATCCGAAATGTCTATCTTGTATACGATAACTCGGAGAGCGGCTTGTCTACTGCCCAACTAGTCATAAAGAAACTGAAATCGATGAACCTTGACTTGAAGCTCCATAGCATGAACCGGATGTCAGAAGAAGAAATCAAACGGACGGCATCGTCGCTTTCTTCCGACAGCATCCTGCTGGCGACAACCTTTTACAGCGATGTTACCGGCAAAATTACCGAGCTTGACCGGTTTTCGAGCGAACTTTCGGCCATTAGTACAGTACCGCTTTACTATATGTATGAATACGGACTCAATCACGGCGCATTCGGTGGAAACTTGCTCAGCGGGAAGCTCCTGGGGGAGAAAGCTGCGAATGTGGCGCTGAGTGTCCTGGGCGGAGAAAATCCGGACACCATCCCCGTCTCTTACGCCGGCACGAGCCGCAATGCGTTTGACTACAACCAATTGGAGCACTTTCATATTAAAGTGAAGGACCTCCCGCCGGGCAGCGAAGTGATTAACAAGCCGTTCTCTTTTTATGAGACCTATCGGAGCCTTGTGCTTATCCTTATCGCGGTGTTCTCCGTATTGATTGTATTCATCGCCATTCTGCTGTTCCATGCCGGGGTGGTCAGAAGAATCCGCAAACAGCTGATGGAGAGTAACGAGAGATTTTCCTTGGCGGCGTTCGGCGCCGACGCGGTCATCTGGGACCTGGACATGACGACGATGATCTATTACTTCTCGGACCGGTGGTACGAGCTTCTGGGCTATGAAATCGGGGAGATTGACGAGCATTATATCGGCTGGAGTAACATTATTCATCCCGATGACCTCGAGCAGGAGGAGCGGCAGCGGAAGGATCATCTGTCCGGAAAGACGGTCTATTATTACAGCGAATACCGGATACGCGCCAAGTCCGGGGAGTACAAGTGGTTTCAGGCCAGAGGCAAGGTGCAGCGGAACGAGGAGGGCGGTTACGTCCGGTTCGCCGGCTCGATGACGGATATTACGGACCGCAAAGGGTATGAGAGCAAGCTGCAGATGAGCTATCAGGAGCTGGAATCGACGTACGAGGAGCTGACCGCCCTTCAGGATGAACTGCTGGAGCAGTACAACAAGGTGGTCGAGAACCAGACGCTGCTTCAGGCGAGCGAGGAAAAATACCGGGTGCTAGCCTTCAATGACGAGCTCAGTGGATTGCCGAACCGGCTGTCGCTGACGGAGGAGCTGAAGGCGTTCATCGAGAAGAATGAGAGCGGACAGGCGGCATTGTTCTTCATGGACATCGACAATTTCAAATATATTAACGACACGATGGGCCATACATTCGGCGATCTGCTCCTTAAACAGGCCGGTGAGCGGCTGCTCGCGCTGTCCGCCGGCAACAGCAGGCGCTACCGTTTCGGCGGAGACGAATTTGTCATTCTGCTCAAGGACACGGAGCAGCCGGAGCAGACGGTTTTTTACGCGGAGGCACTGATTCAGAGCTTCAAAGAGCCGTTTCAGCTGGGCGACAGCACCGTGCATGTCTCCATCAGCGTCGGAATCGCCCAATACCCGCGTGACGGCAGGACCGCCGAGGCGCTGCTCAAGAACGCCGATATTGCCATGTACCGGGCCAAGCAGGCGGGCAAAGGGACATACATGCTGTATGGACAGAATATGCAGCAGTATTTTGACGAGCGGGTAATCATCGAGAAGCATCTGCGGGAGGCCATCGATAACAACGAGCTGTCTTTGCAATACCAGCCCAAGGTGACTCTTCCCAACGGAGAACTGTGGGGGTTCGAGGCGCTGATTCGCTGGAACAGCCCGGTACTGGGCTTTGTCTCCCCTTTGTCTTTCATTGGGATTGCGGAGGATTGCCGCCTGATTATCCCGATAGGGGAATGGGTGCTGCGCAAGGCTTGTCTTTTTCTTGCCGGACTTCATCGTCAGGGGCTGGGACCGTACCATATTTCGGTCAATATATCGGTCATCCAGCTGCTGATGGACGATTTCGCGGAAACCGTGCTGAAGATTTTACGCGAAACGGGGCTGAACCCCCGGTACCTGGAGCTGGAGATCACCGAGTCCATCATTATGGAGTCTTTTGAAGAGATCAGCATCAAGCTGGAGTATTTGAAGCAGCGGGGCATCGGCATCGCTTTGGACGATTTCGGGACAGGGTATTCTTCCCTCAGCTATCTGAAGCAGCTGCCGATAACGACGCTGAAGATCGACAAATCATTTATCGACGGCCTCCCGGGTGAAGGAAGCAGCATGCCGCTGGCCGGCTCCATCGTCGCAATCGGTCACGATATGGGGCTGATCGTTACGGCGGAAGGAGTCGAGACGAAGGAACAGCTCGAATTCCTAAGACGGGTGAACTGCGACAAGGTACAGGGCTACTACATCAGCCGTCCGATTGCAGAGGGCCAGGTACAGGCTTGGACCCGCCAATATGCCCGCCAAATGATCAATGTAGAAAAGTGTTGA
- the gtfA gene encoding sucrose phosphorylase — protein sequence MTIKNEIMLITYADSLGKNLHETAELLSAHFKDIVGGVHILPFYPSSADRGFAPLTYEEVDPEFGNWDDVAKIANGFYLMYDFMINHISRSSAYFKDFQQNKDASPYRDLFIRYKDFWPGGEPTQEDVDAIYKRKPRAPYIDVTFADGTAEKIWCTFDEEQIDLNLYTETTKKFVREQLQGLAERGASIIRLDAFAYATKKPGTSCFFIEPDTWEMLDEVKAILEPYGTELLPEIHEHYSIQLKLADKGYWVYDFALPMLVLHALYSGKAERLKHWLNICPRKQFTTLDTHDGIGVVDAADLMTPEEIEETKNNLFSQGANVKRVYNTMAYNNLDIYQLNCTYYSALGDDDDAYVLARAIQFFAPGIPQVYYVGLLAGKNDIELLEQTKVGRNINRHYYTKEEVVENLERPVLQRLFALMKFRNSYRAFDGDLTVMDTGEASKLELIWTNGPLRAVLRADLAAKTFTVHYTDEHSGEETLLAGV from the coding sequence TTGACCATCAAAAACGAAATTATGCTGATTACGTATGCCGACAGCCTAGGCAAGAACCTGCACGAGACCGCCGAACTGCTCTCCGCCCATTTCAAGGATATTGTTGGAGGCGTTCACATTTTGCCTTTTTACCCCTCCTCCGCCGACCGGGGATTCGCTCCGCTTACTTACGAGGAGGTCGATCCCGAGTTTGGAAACTGGGATGACGTCGCCAAGATTGCAAACGGTTTCTATTTGATGTACGACTTCATGATCAACCATATCTCGCGCAGCTCTGCGTATTTCAAGGATTTTCAGCAGAACAAGGATGCCTCTCCCTACCGCGACCTGTTCATCCGTTACAAGGACTTCTGGCCGGGCGGCGAGCCTACGCAGGAAGATGTGGACGCGATCTATAAACGCAAGCCGCGCGCGCCTTATATCGATGTAACCTTCGCGGACGGAACGGCCGAGAAAATCTGGTGCACGTTCGACGAGGAGCAGATCGACCTTAATCTGTATACGGAAACGACGAAAAAGTTCGTGAGGGAACAACTTCAGGGATTGGCCGAGCGGGGCGCTTCGATTATCCGCCTGGATGCTTTTGCATACGCTACCAAAAAGCCGGGCACAAGCTGCTTCTTCATCGAACCGGACACGTGGGAAATGCTTGATGAAGTAAAAGCCATACTGGAGCCGTACGGAACCGAGCTTCTCCCCGAGATTCACGAGCATTACAGCATTCAGCTGAAGCTGGCGGACAAGGGCTACTGGGTCTATGACTTTGCGCTGCCTATGCTTGTGCTCCATGCGCTCTACAGCGGAAAAGCGGAACGGCTAAAGCACTGGCTGAACATCTGCCCGCGCAAGCAGTTCACCACGCTGGACACGCATGACGGCATTGGCGTGGTCGACGCCGCCGATCTGATGACTCCCGAGGAAATCGAGGAAACGAAGAACAACCTGTTCTCGCAGGGCGCCAATGTGAAGCGGGTCTACAATACGATGGCATACAACAACCTGGATATCTACCAGCTCAACTGCACCTACTATTCGGCTCTAGGCGACGATGACGACGCCTACGTGCTGGCCCGCGCCATCCAGTTCTTCGCGCCAGGGATTCCGCAGGTGTATTACGTCGGGCTGCTGGCCGGCAAGAACGATATCGAGTTGCTGGAGCAGACAAAGGTCGGCCGCAATATCAACCGCCACTATTATACAAAGGAAGAAGTCGTAGAGAATCTGGAGCGTCCCGTGCTGCAACGGCTGTTCGCGCTGATGAAGTTCCGCAACAGCTATCGCGCTTTTGACGGCGACCTGACCGTAATGGACACAGGCGAGGCCTCTAAGTTAGAATTGATCTGGACGAACGGTCCGCTACGGGCCGTACTGCGCGCCGACCTTGCGGCAAAAACCTTCACCGTACATTACACGGACGAGCATTCCGGCGAAGAGACGCTGCTGGCGGGCGTATAA
- a CDS encoding LacI family DNA-binding transcriptional regulator, whose protein sequence is MPTIKDVALKAGVSVTTVSRVLNNRGYLSEDLKKKVYGAMEELNYRPNELARSLSRSKSNIIGLIIPHAAHPFFGELVSHIEEQAYLRGYRLLLCNSHLDRQKEAEYIDMLRSSRVDGIILGSHTLEVEDYRQIHLPVVTFDRRISADIPYVCSDNFRGGELATARLADKGCRKIAHIGGHPHPDLLALKRLDAFKEIARQRGLQHVEVHTDWDGFDFAEYERLVNRLLEEHPDVDGIFASSDVIAAYALKACLARKRRVPQDIKIVGYDGISLRGLLTPVLTTVAQPIAGMAQKAVELITQQVQGNKVPAENILPVRLIEGETA, encoded by the coding sequence ATGCCCACCATTAAAGATGTGGCTTTAAAGGCCGGGGTTTCCGTTACCACCGTATCCCGGGTGCTGAATAACAGGGGATATCTGAGCGAGGATTTGAAGAAAAAAGTATACGGCGCCATGGAGGAGCTGAATTACCGGCCCAATGAGCTGGCCCGTTCGCTGAGCCGCTCCAAGTCGAATATCATCGGACTGATTATTCCGCATGCGGCGCATCCCTTCTTCGGAGAACTGGTCAGCCACATCGAGGAGCAAGCGTATCTGCGCGGGTACAGGCTGCTGCTCTGCAACTCCCATCTGGACAGGCAGAAGGAAGCGGAATACATCGATATGCTGCGCTCCAGCCGCGTCGATGGCATTATTCTGGGCAGCCATACGCTGGAGGTCGAGGACTACCGCCAGATTCATCTGCCCGTGGTGACATTCGACCGGCGGATCAGCGCCGACATTCCCTACGTCTGTTCCGATAACTTCCGCGGCGGGGAGCTGGCAACGGCGCGGCTGGCCGACAAGGGCTGCCGCAAAATCGCCCACATCGGCGGGCATCCCCATCCCGACCTGCTCGCATTGAAGCGGCTTGACGCCTTCAAGGAGATCGCCAGGCAGCGAGGACTGCAGCATGTCGAGGTGCACACCGATTGGGACGGGTTTGACTTCGCGGAATATGAGCGGCTCGTCAATCGACTGCTGGAGGAGCATCCCGACGTGGACGGTATATTTGCCAGCAGCGATGTGATTGCCGCTTATGCGCTTAAAGCATGCCTGGCCCGGAAACGGCGGGTGCCCCAGGATATCAAAATCGTCGGCTACGACGGCATTTCGCTCCGCGGCCTGCTCACGCCCGTTCTGACAACGGTCGCCCAGCCGATTGCCGGGATGGCCCAAAAGGCGGTCGAGCTCATCACCCAGCAGGTGCAGGGCAACAAGGTCCCGGCGGAGAATATACTGCCGGTGCGCCTGATTGAAGGAGAGACAGCATAG